One stretch of Candidatus Nitrosotenuis cloacae DNA includes these proteins:
- a CDS encoding tyrosine-type recombinase/integrase — protein MKRDIYECKKRLAKAISLVKESTKISEQNKKIILDFIADCQIDGAGWGEPLSIPRVGTYAFTLRKIAEWLEKDFDRAEKGDIKRLLISIEAQNIKPHTKQFFKVSIKKLYKWLNGGEDYPELVRQIKTNLRKMEYPWDLLTEQDIIKMIEAEGNPRNRALIMTLAESGCRVGELASLDIKDVIFDDLGIKILVDGKTGQRPIRLLASAPYLAAWINVHPQKNNPQSPLWINIGHPNHGQAMKYEMISALLKRAANKAGITKRVNPHSFRHARATVLGMWMGQSQRCVYMGWVKNSRMSQIYDHLTGVDTEGSLLEMCGMETKTKKESLLKPKVCQICQEWNEVTALVCKKCAKPFEVKIAIDIDEKRVKDIKAVTDMITPEVLEGLVKKIIKSKFEELIKIHPNANAFLDSLAEKG, from the coding sequence ATGAAAAGGGACATCTACGAATGCAAAAAGCGCCTTGCAAAAGCGATAAGTCTGGTAAAAGAGTCAACAAAGATTTCAGAGCAGAACAAGAAGATCATCCTCGATTTCATTGCAGATTGCCAGATAGACGGGGCTGGGTGGGGGGAACCTCTGAGCATCCCGAGAGTAGGTACGTATGCCTTCACACTTCGTAAAATTGCTGAGTGGCTGGAAAAGGATTTTGACAGGGCAGAGAAAGGCGATATCAAAAGGCTGCTGATTTCAATTGAAGCGCAGAACATCAAACCGCACACAAAGCAATTCTTCAAAGTGTCGATAAAGAAACTCTACAAATGGCTGAATGGCGGGGAGGATTACCCCGAGCTTGTAAGGCAGATTAAAACAAACTTGCGTAAAATGGAATATCCTTGGGATCTGCTCACAGAGCAAGATATCATCAAGATGATAGAAGCCGAAGGGAATCCGAGGAATAGGGCACTAATCATGACCCTTGCGGAAAGCGGTTGCCGGGTCGGAGAACTTGCCAGTCTTGATATCAAAGATGTGATTTTTGATGATTTGGGAATCAAGATACTTGTCGACGGAAAAACAGGGCAGAGACCGATAAGGCTGCTTGCATCAGCGCCGTATCTTGCTGCTTGGATAAACGTTCATCCCCAGAAAAACAACCCACAATCCCCCCTCTGGATAAACATTGGACATCCCAATCACGGGCAGGCTATGAAATACGAGATGATTTCAGCGTTGCTCAAGCGGGCTGCAAACAAAGCTGGAATAACAAAAAGAGTGAATCCACACAGTTTTCGCCATGCGCGTGCCACCGTACTTGGAATGTGGATGGGTCAATCGCAACGATGCGTGTACATGGGTTGGGTAAAGAATTCTAGGATGTCGCAGATCTATGACCATCTTACGGGGGTGGATACCGAAGGCTCCCTTCTGGAAATGTGTGGCATGGAGACTAAAACCAAGAAAGAGAGCCTGTTGAAGCCGAAGGTTTGCCAGATATGCCAGGAATGGAATGAGGTTACTGCGTTAGTGTGCAAGAAGTGCGCAAAACCATTTGAGGTGAAAATTGCAATTGACATTGATGAGAAAAGGGTGAAGGACATCAAAGCGGTAACGGATATGATTACCCCGGAAGTCCTTGAAGGTTTGGTTAAGAAGATAATCAAGAGCAAGTTTGAAGAACTTATCAAGATACACCCAAACGCAAATGCTTTTCTTGACAGTCTTGCTGAAAAAGGCTAG
- a CDS encoding DUF5655 domain-containing protein: MSLNIGYRVENSLKGTKEETQRIFEELKKRITAFGSDVKERATKYEIRYEAKQVFASMRINSKSIKAWIRVNPKTFSDPKGIVKQMKWSPPHYFYINSMEELEYAISLIRQAYEFSK, from the coding sequence ATGAGTTTGAACATTGGCTACAGAGTAGAAAACAGCCTGAAAGGGACGAAAGAAGAAACCCAGAGAATCTTTGAAGAACTGAAAAAGAGGATAACGGCTTTCGGTTCCGATGTCAAAGAACGGGCGACAAAATACGAAATCAGATACGAGGCGAAACAAGTCTTTGCCTCCATGCGGATAAACAGCAAAAGCATAAAGGCATGGATAAGAGTAAATCCGAAGACGTTTTCCGACCCTAAAGGAATCGTAAAACAGATGAAATGGAGTCCTCCACATTACTTCTACATCAATTCGATGGAGGAGTTGGAGTATGCAATTTCTTTGATTAGACAAGCGTATGAGTTTTCAAAATAA
- a CDS encoding ATP-binding protein has product MASISPTWEQVGTLRYGKIRSEIYWVRSSNATIEVLALADDVYLLRGAKNYYVANASDSGEMQSRLQEIGTFSDYLKESVPSFSLSYYYISSLTEGIIGVDSSPIRTEIGELKRGILHKQGKIASLESDRQLLNLPVGKDALSLESEIRRSEERLRKLEEEVANAEQFKREYGSKGFGASVVIKSQTSCFSSRKADLEKTMQLIINDLEDFDNVIKNRAKHGFYLAIKELPNPALGYSAESLGIFDPHTLEDLIKQYPELSELKNQVDSLFVHRWAKDARIGERTFEKSSAIAQGLATLLRRATLKSQTQTKVNEPKWDKLPFPDETKRLGFLGFVLDGHLETTKFPFLFDYDNQAPTHTIIVGASGCGKTITAYDMAEGALFQNIPVLVLDPMIQWSGFLEKCSEKKLLDGYREFSMHEPMSFTGKIFTPGSDIGANLSSNLLAKPKTDKESELQAFAIDLSMIIKEFCKLSDNETVKVKETVFGCWKKGIDLDCFSLINATGKEIAKMKIQSLTALSFLFEGKGSNISELWKDGEISVVSLNEIKVDEVKMFVAYYLVRELVNYFDSQPDSNTLKLLLVVEEYHRFKGEAKIILDRAARTLRKKGVGLVFITQAITDLEETRANINMKIYMHMTYDNDIERSKIDLGNDVSKLLSTIDSGFGICVYPSYETPVVVKFRPCFHRNTGLSSEEIKSKMMMWSERDVSKFYKVEEKQEIPKEVTKAMQFLNEIISYHNETGKSPRREDIVKRLGIKSDRVANEIKNQLIKEGKIREEPDPDDKRAKRLVPV; this is encoded by the coding sequence TTGGCATCAATATCTCCCACATGGGAACAAGTTGGGACGCTTCGCTACGGTAAGATCCGCTCAGAGATTTACTGGGTAAGAAGCAGCAACGCAACCATTGAAGTTTTGGCTTTGGCAGATGATGTTTACCTACTTCGTGGAGCCAAGAATTACTACGTTGCCAATGCCTCGGACTCCGGGGAAATGCAAAGCAGATTACAGGAAATAGGGACTTTTTCCGATTACCTCAAAGAATCCGTCCCGTCCTTTAGCCTGAGCTACTATTACATTAGTTCCCTTACCGAGGGAATCATCGGCGTAGATAGTTCCCCGATTAGAACCGAGATTGGGGAACTAAAGCGTGGCATACTACACAAGCAGGGGAAGATAGCATCTTTGGAAAGTGATAGACAATTGCTCAATCTCCCCGTCGGTAAGGATGCCCTAAGTCTGGAATCCGAAATAAGACGCTCTGAAGAGAGGCTGCGGAAACTCGAAGAAGAGGTTGCCAATGCAGAACAATTCAAGAGAGAATACGGATCAAAGGGATTTGGTGCTTCCGTCGTCATAAAGAGCCAGACTTCCTGTTTTTCCTCAAGAAAGGCGGATCTGGAAAAGACCATGCAATTGATAATCAATGATCTTGAAGATTTTGATAATGTAATCAAGAACCGGGCTAAACATGGCTTCTACCTTGCCATCAAGGAGCTGCCCAACCCTGCACTGGGATACAGCGCAGAGTCTTTGGGCATCTTCGATCCTCACACTCTGGAAGATTTGATAAAACAATATCCTGAGCTTTCAGAACTGAAAAACCAAGTTGACTCTCTTTTCGTTCATCGTTGGGCTAAGGATGCTAGGATCGGGGAAAGGACGTTTGAAAAGAGTTCTGCAATAGCGCAGGGCCTTGCAACTCTTCTTAGAAGAGCGACTTTGAAATCGCAAACGCAGACGAAAGTCAACGAACCCAAATGGGATAAACTTCCATTCCCCGACGAAACAAAAAGGCTGGGTTTTCTGGGTTTTGTTTTAGACGGCCATCTTGAAACAACGAAATTCCCGTTTCTTTTTGATTATGACAATCAGGCTCCTACTCACACCATAATCGTGGGTGCAAGCGGATGCGGAAAGACGATTACTGCTTACGATATGGCGGAAGGTGCGCTATTCCAGAATATTCCGGTTTTGGTTCTCGATCCTATGATTCAGTGGTCTGGCTTCCTCGAAAAATGCAGTGAAAAGAAGCTTCTTGACGGTTACAGGGAGTTTTCCATGCATGAACCCATGTCATTCACTGGTAAGATATTCACTCCCGGCTCTGACATCGGAGCAAATCTAAGCAGCAACCTTCTGGCAAAACCAAAGACCGACAAGGAAAGCGAACTTCAGGCGTTTGCCATTGACCTGAGCATGATAATCAAGGAATTCTGCAAATTAAGCGACAACGAAACTGTAAAAGTGAAAGAGACTGTCTTCGGATGCTGGAAGAAAGGGATCGATTTGGATTGCTTTTCTCTTATCAATGCCACTGGCAAAGAAATCGCAAAGATGAAGATTCAATCGCTCACAGCACTTTCATTTTTGTTTGAGGGAAAAGGATCGAACATTTCTGAATTGTGGAAGGACGGAGAGATCTCCGTTGTATCCCTCAATGAAATCAAAGTGGATGAAGTGAAAATGTTTGTCGCATATTATCTTGTCAGGGAGCTTGTAAACTACTTTGACTCGCAGCCTGACTCGAACACCTTGAAACTTCTGCTTGTAGTTGAAGAGTATCACAGGTTCAAAGGAGAGGCAAAGATTATTCTCGATAGAGCTGCAAGGACGCTACGAAAAAAGGGAGTCGGATTAGTTTTCATCACTCAAGCGATAACAGACTTGGAAGAAACCAGAGCAAACATCAACATGAAAATCTACATGCACATGACATACGACAATGACATTGAAAGATCTAAGATAGACTTGGGAAACGATGTTTCTAAACTCCTTTCGACAATTGATTCGGGGTTCGGGATCTGCGTTTATCCCAGCTATGAAACCCCTGTAGTAGTGAAGTTCAGGCCGTGCTTTCACAGGAATACTGGCTTATCATCGGAGGAGATCAAGAGCAAAATGATGATGTGGAGTGAAAGGGACGTTTCAAAATTCTACAAGGTTGAAGAAAAACAAGAGATACCTAAAGAAGTCACTAAAGCGATGCAGTTCCTAAATGAAATAATCTCATATCACAATGAGACCGGAAAATCCCCCAGAAGGGAAGACATAGTGAAAAGGCTTGGGATCAAATCGGATCGTGTTGCAAACGAAATCAAAAATCAACTCATCAAAGAAGGAAAAATTAGAGAAGAGCCTGACCCTGACGATAAAAGAGCCAAAAGACTGGTTCCAGTCTAA
- a CDS encoding emp24/gp25L/p24 family protein: MVERKTNWRYFGPYLIGGGIFLAMLGVVIDFSDVWSIEQHYPPFDVTADSNSYVSFLLMHTEKLEIHILISGGNQKLIYYITDAKNVILIDKTPISNDQRFAFQPRYDGTYFLLFENEGGRPETKTVTITYAVTDASVLVPDHLRGFVILVLGFISVAGIGISLRNSFKKPERPGTKSEKPGGE; this comes from the coding sequence TTGGTAGAGCGAAAGACTAACTGGCGTTATTTTGGGCCTTACCTGATAGGTGGCGGCATCTTTCTTGCCATGTTGGGTGTTGTTATTGATTTTTCAGATGTTTGGTCTATAGAACAACATTATCCACCGTTTGATGTAACAGCAGATAGTAACAGCTATGTTTCCTTCCTTTTAATGCATACCGAAAAACTCGAAATACATATTCTCATAAGTGGCGGTAACCAAAAACTGATTTATTACATAACGGACGCTAAAAACGTAATTCTGATAGATAAAACTCCAATATCCAATGATCAACGGTTCGCCTTTCAACCACGTTATGATGGAACGTATTTCTTGCTATTTGAAAATGAGGGTGGTAGACCTGAAACAAAGACAGTTACAATTACTTATGCGGTAACTGATGCAAGTGTTTTAGTTCCAGACCATCTAAGAGGATTTGTAATCTTGGTTTTGGGTTTCATTTCCGTTGCTGGTATTGGGATTTCATTACGAAACTCATTCAAAAAACCAGAAAGACCGGGTACAAAATCAGAGAAACCCGGCGGTGAATAA
- a CDS encoding metal-dependent hydrolase gives MPYMKEHIDSGIIASLGVVLLLVFAYSRGIIPTGYDVFALSLFGVIMIVLGSDLPDIDSRNAPIHKIFQILVPGAIVLISFVMLKLGIMLSLAHGIVALVFYTKLMPSHRQFVHTMRAGLLFGGVVAILLHSVFGSFVLSVWSGLCLSFGYFVHLAKDRWVRI, from the coding sequence ATGCCTTACATGAAAGAACATATCGACTCGGGAATCATTGCAAGTCTCGGAGTTGTTTTGCTTCTTGTCTTTGCTTACTCTCGTGGAATTATCCCGACTGGTTATGACGTGTTTGCGTTGTCGCTGTTTGGAGTAATAATGATAGTCTTAGGAAGTGATCTTCCCGATATTGATTCAAGAAATGCACCGATTCACAAAATTTTCCAGATTCTAGTTCCCGGAGCAATCGTTCTGATTTCCTTTGTTATGTTGAAACTTGGCATTATGTTATCTCTGGCTCATGGCATAGTTGCTCTGGTTTTCTATACTAAATTGATGCCGAGTCACAGGCAGTTCGTGCATACGATGCGTGCGGGCCTCTTGTTTGGTGGGGTTGTTGCAATTCTATTGCATTCTGTCTTTGGGAGTTTTGTTTTATCGGTATGGAGTGGACTTTGTTTGTCGTTTGGATATTTTGTCCATCTTGCAAAGGACAGATGGGTTAGAATATAG
- a CDS encoding Rieske 2Fe-2S domain-containing protein, with protein MLEKNWLDLGSVDSLKDPPLREISVQGKPIALSYKDEQFGAILGVCTHVGGPLGKGKIDGDHIVCPWHYWQFHRVTGSAPPGYEDKVPQYELKIKNNHLFIDTNPITKVHKSAHPPHQLERPIKREEGPIRVVGISTTIMDSKNPRYSTSDKLLEVAIDYAKNELSAQTMFIRLNDLKFRACEGFYSKSAFACTWPCSITQMDETDQLAQVYEALIYWADVVIVATPIRWGAASSLYHKMIERMNCVQNQITINNRVLIQNKVASFIITGGQDNVQDVAGHMLGFFSELGFVFPTFPFIAHTRGWDAEDMERNIAYVAESDDLKNGAKDLIRRSIEMAKIVLHQHLSREEIVKAGRKAQHLTINEEPSDIR; from the coding sequence ATGTTGGAAAAAAATTGGCTTGATCTTGGTTCAGTAGATTCACTAAAAGATCCTCCACTCAGAGAGATTTCTGTCCAAGGAAAACCAATTGCATTATCTTACAAGGATGAGCAATTTGGCGCCATCTTGGGAGTTTGTACTCATGTTGGAGGACCACTAGGAAAGGGAAAGATAGACGGAGATCATATCGTCTGTCCATGGCATTATTGGCAGTTCCACAGAGTAACAGGTTCTGCTCCGCCAGGATATGAAGATAAAGTACCTCAGTATGAACTCAAAATTAAAAATAATCATCTTTTCATCGATACTAATCCAATAACCAAAGTACACAAAAGTGCGCATCCGCCTCACCAACTTGAAAGGCCAATCAAACGAGAGGAAGGGCCAATCAGGGTCGTTGGGATATCAACTACTATAATGGACTCTAAAAATCCGCGCTATTCGACTTCGGATAAATTGCTTGAAGTAGCAATTGATTATGCAAAAAATGAGCTCTCAGCCCAGACCATGTTCATTAGACTAAACGATCTCAAATTCAGGGCATGTGAGGGGTTTTACTCTAAAAGTGCTTTTGCTTGCACTTGGCCTTGTTCCATTACTCAAATGGATGAGACAGATCAACTTGCTCAGGTGTATGAAGCGTTAATTTATTGGGCAGATGTAGTAATTGTTGCAACGCCTATCCGCTGGGGCGCCGCAAGCTCGCTATACCACAAAATGATTGAGAGAATGAATTGTGTTCAGAACCAGATCACAATAAACAACAGAGTTTTGATCCAAAACAAGGTTGCTTCATTCATCATAACTGGAGGACAGGATAATGTACAGGACGTTGCAGGCCACATGCTGGGCTTTTTTTCAGAGCTTGGATTTGTGTTTCCCACATTCCCATTTATCGCACATACGCGAGGTTGGGATGCAGAAGACATGGAACGCAACATCGCTTACGTTGCAGAAAGTGATGATCTAAAAAATGGGGCAAAGGATCTGATTCGAAGAAGCATAGAGATGGCAAAAATCGTATTGCATCAACATCTTAGCAGGGAAGAGATCGTAAAGGCTGGAAGAAAAGCTCAACATCTAACAATCAATGAAGAGCCTAGTGATATACGGTGA
- a CDS encoding thioredoxin family protein: MVVEDVTEGQWNEKVLSQDHVAVDFWAPWCPFCVKLAPVFEQVSGEVSDMKFVKVNVQNEQNIASKYGVLGIPAIKFFCHGKEVGGVVGYRTKEQLKQDIAKVRAEDESCVANSSDMKR; encoded by the coding sequence ATGGTAGTAGAAGATGTCACAGAAGGACAATGGAATGAGAAAGTTCTATCTCAAGACCATGTCGCAGTTGACTTTTGGGCTCCTTGGTGTCCGTTTTGTGTCAAACTTGCTCCTGTGTTTGAGCAAGTTTCAGGCGAAGTTTCTGATATGAAGTTCGTTAAGGTAAATGTACAAAATGAGCAAAACATTGCCTCAAAATATGGCGTCCTGGGAATACCTGCAATCAAATTCTTTTGTCATGGAAAAGAAGTTGGTGGAGTTGTTGGCTACCGAACGAAAGAACAATTAAAACAGGACATCGCAAAAGTTCGAGCCGAAGATGAATCTTGCGTTGCAAATTCATCAGACATGAAACGATAA
- the msrA gene encoding peptide-methionine (S)-S-oxide reductase MsrA yields the protein MKATFAAGCFWGVEELFRTTKGVTSTVVGYTGGHLENPTYKNVCSGRTGHAESVQIEFDPKIISYEKLLEIFWDNHDPTTQDRQGPDVGSQYRSVVFYHDEDQKNTAINLKKKLDNSGRFSRPIVTEITRASTFYNAEDYHQHYLVKGGTHACSFNDRIRN from the coding sequence ATGAAGGCAACATTTGCCGCTGGATGTTTTTGGGGAGTTGAAGAGCTCTTCAGAACCACTAAAGGAGTGACATCAACGGTTGTCGGTTATACTGGTGGCCATCTCGAGAATCCAACATACAAGAATGTTTGTTCTGGAAGAACTGGTCATGCAGAGTCTGTGCAGATAGAATTTGACCCAAAAATCATTTCCTATGAAAAGCTATTGGAGATCTTTTGGGATAACCATGATCCTACAACCCAAGACAGGCAAGGTCCAGACGTTGGCTCACAATACAGATCGGTAGTTTTCTATCATGATGAGGACCAGAAAAATACAGCCATAAACCTAAAGAAAAAACTTGATAATTCTGGTAGATTCAGTAGACCTATAGTTACAGAAATTACAAGAGCCTCAACATTCTATAATGCTGAAGACTATCATCAACATTATCTGGTCAAAGGTGGCACGCACGCTTGTAGTTTTAATGATAGAATTCGCAATTAA
- a CDS encoding Dps family protein: MNNIKIGISDKNRQIVIDLLGKLLADEYVLYTKTRNYHWNVVGSHFNDLHKFFESQYEEIDSDIDEIAERIRSLGEKTNSTLAEFVKNARIKEHPGEFPSADKMISNLVADHENLIQILRADVITCEENNDAGTADFLTGLMEKHEKTAWMLRSVLEK, encoded by the coding sequence ATGAACAACATAAAAATCGGAATTTCAGACAAAAACAGACAGATAGTAATCGACCTTTTGGGTAAATTGTTGGCGGACGAATATGTTTTGTATACCAAGACTCGAAATTATCATTGGAATGTTGTAGGTTCACATTTTAATGATCTTCACAAGTTCTTTGAATCCCAGTATGAGGAAATAGATTCAGACATTGACGAGATTGCAGAACGAATTAGATCTCTTGGAGAGAAAACTAATTCTACGCTTGCCGAGTTTGTCAAAAATGCCAGAATAAAAGAGCATCCCGGAGAATTTCCATCCGCAGACAAGATGATCTCAAATCTTGTTGCAGACCACGAGAATCTTATTCAGATCTTAAGAGCTGACGTTATTACATGTGAAGAAAACAACGATGCTGGAACTGCGGACTTTCTTACCGGTCTGATGGAAAAACACGAAAAGACCGCCTGGATGTTGCGCTCTGTTTTAGAAAAATAG
- a CDS encoding DUF2024 family protein — translation MAEIYVYDTYVEAKDGHTMHFDVITSEKDHGKAIEYAKQWLKTIGEDSAKVTTEECHFCHSQGAPKPVEDAIKTNGFFIQKMEGCP, via the coding sequence ATGGCGGAAATATATGTCTACGACACATACGTAGAGGCAAAAGACGGCCACACGATGCACTTTGATGTCATAACATCAGAAAAAGACCATGGCAAGGCAATCGAATATGCCAAACAATGGCTCAAAACTATAGGTGAAGATAGTGCAAAAGTTACAACAGAAGAATGTCACTTCTGTCATTCACAAGGTGCACCGAAGCCAGTAGAGGACGCAATCAAAACGAATGGCTTTTTCATCCAAAAGATGGAAGGCTGTCCATAA
- the trxB gene encoding thioredoxin-disulfide reductase, giving the protein MAKAVVIGSGPAGLTSSIYLVRAGIDTTVISGDQLGGQLIFTTDVENFPGFPGGILGPDLMTKVREQAGKVGAKFLDSTVTEVDFRKQPFVIKTIEKELTTDVVIIATGASALWLGLESEERLKGKGVSACATCDGFFFKDKDICLVGGGDVAIEDALFMAKIAKKVTVINRRDELRATHTLQQRAFNESKIEFVWWSIVKEIQGKDNVTGVKIENVKTREIKKIPCSAVFIAIGHKPNTEVFRGKVDILPNGFVRRVEKSRTSVKGVFVAGDVFDYEYRQAVTAAGTGAQAAIDAIRYLETK; this is encoded by the coding sequence ATGGCAAAGGCGGTTGTGATTGGATCTGGGCCCGCAGGACTAACTTCTTCAATTTATCTAGTTCGAGCAGGAATTGACACAACTGTCATTTCAGGCGACCAACTGGGAGGACAGTTGATTTTTACAACAGACGTAGAAAACTTTCCGGGGTTTCCAGGAGGCATATTAGGACCCGATCTAATGACTAAGGTGCGCGAGCAGGCTGGAAAGGTGGGTGCAAAGTTTCTAGATAGTACTGTGACTGAAGTTGATTTTCGAAAACAACCATTTGTAATCAAAACTATAGAAAAAGAACTGACTACAGATGTTGTAATTATCGCAACTGGCGCATCAGCTTTATGGCTAGGTCTTGAATCTGAAGAACGCCTTAAAGGTAAAGGCGTTTCTGCCTGCGCAACATGCGATGGTTTTTTCTTCAAAGATAAAGATATCTGCCTTGTCGGTGGTGGTGATGTTGCAATTGAAGATGCTTTATTCATGGCAAAAATAGCCAAAAAAGTGACAGTGATCAATAGAAGAGACGAACTTAGAGCAACTCACACACTTCAACAAAGGGCATTTAATGAATCAAAAATAGAGTTTGTCTGGTGGAGCATAGTAAAAGAAATTCAAGGAAAAGATAATGTTACTGGTGTAAAAATTGAGAATGTAAAAACAAGAGAGATAAAAAAAATTCCTTGTAGTGCAGTTTTCATTGCAATAGGACACAAACCAAACACTGAAGTGTTCCGTGGTAAAGTAGACATTCTACCCAATGGCTTTGTTAGGCGTGTAGAAAAGAGCAGAACAAGTGTAAAAGGAGTTTTTGTTGCAGGTGATGTGTTTGATTACGAATATCGCCAAGCTGTTACTGCGGCAGGGACTGGAGCACAAGCGGCTATCGATGCAATAAGATATCTAGAAACAAAATAA
- a CDS encoding winged helix-turn-helix domain-containing protein: MISVGMNMKAKNIHKIEIPTHPDTKKLFWNLFSSARGTANRIKIVNLLAGRPSNPNQMSRHIGIDYKVIKHHLNTLEKNHLVERFRNGGINTYFVSPLFKQNQQLFEEIITKL, encoded by the coding sequence ATGATATCAGTTGGTATGAACATGAAGGCGAAGAATATTCATAAAATCGAAATTCCAACTCACCCAGACACAAAAAAACTGTTTTGGAACTTGTTTTCCTCTGCTAGAGGAACCGCAAACAGAATCAAAATCGTAAATCTTCTAGCGGGTAGACCTAGCAACCCAAATCAAATGTCTCGACATATTGGGATAGATTACAAGGTAATAAAACATCATCTAAATACACTAGAGAAAAATCATCTTGTTGAAAGATTCAGAAATGGTGGGATCAATACCTATTTTGTGTCTCCGTTATTTAAGCAGAATCAACAACTTTTTGAGGAAATAATAACTAAGTTGTAG
- a CDS encoding cupredoxin domain-containing protein: MNTRKIMGLGTIILSITLMMLFVSDSTELAIQDVFGLKSKGSDTSGRVGTDSYGSANKGIVCDDRLCSEYPGGYKQFKKEQEQSSKIKSKTVGQKLVEENKMENEMMKSKEMTKRANDAPMKIVKKIQTQDNVSVEFRVPETIVAGKLIPINARVYDASNEGNLSHTDWSYAIIDSNGNIVHKSTTLHGHFGIMNFKDTFPASGTYTIKYTVLSSGTVLFGMPVPELGQTRSVISGDLLKFAEDPKNDFGSRTFEFTVDIMNQGQTLVLDGSEPGTLILVSFSTAPERIVVGQPATLMIDVNDAKTGKDATHVDGLITIAHENLQVTASGDQPEAPIPIPLHGAYHGHLGVVSTGHTFYQSGTYVIDVDLNGIPYSIPAFGQTSARFTIEVFEGGSTQEIKQTIKENTVDIVGIESPFFSPNIINVLPRQTITFDNIDGNQHTITSVKAGTIEPDGKFDSKLLAPGKKFEITLNEKGTYEYFCAVHPPMRGKIIIS; the protein is encoded by the coding sequence ATGAATACCAGAAAAATCATGGGACTAGGCACAATTATTTTGTCAATTACCTTGATGATGTTGTTCGTTTCTGATTCTACTGAGTTAGCGATTCAAGACGTATTTGGATTAAAAAGTAAAGGCTCAGATACTTCAGGTCGTGTCGGCACAGACTCATATGGTTCCGCAAATAAAGGAATTGTTTGTGATGATAGGTTATGTTCTGAATATCCAGGTGGTTATAAACAATTCAAAAAAGAACAAGAGCAAAGTTCAAAAATCAAATCTAAAACTGTAGGGCAAAAACTAGTCGAAGAAAACAAAATGGAAAACGAAATGATGAAATCTAAAGAGATGACAAAACGTGCTAATGATGCCCCAATGAAAATAGTAAAAAAAATCCAGACACAAGATAACGTTTCCGTGGAATTTAGGGTTCCAGAAACTATTGTTGCAGGTAAGCTGATTCCTATCAATGCCAGAGTTTATGATGCAAGTAACGAGGGAAATCTTTCTCACACTGACTGGTCATACGCAATAATTGATTCCAATGGAAATATAGTTCATAAAAGCACAACACTACACGGTCACTTCGGTATCATGAACTTTAAGGATACATTTCCTGCTTCAGGAACGTACACTATAAAGTATACCGTATTGTCTTCTGGTACAGTCCTGTTTGGAATGCCAGTTCCTGAACTTGGTCAGACAAGATCTGTAATTAGTGGCGACCTCTTAAAGTTCGCAGAAGACCCAAAAAATGACTTTGGTTCAAGGACGTTTGAATTTACAGTTGATATAATGAATCAAGGCCAAACCCTTGTGCTTGACGGTTCTGAACCAGGCACGTTAATTTTAGTAAGTTTCTCTACAGCACCTGAAAGGATTGTTGTAGGGCAACCCGCCACATTGATGATAGACGTCAACGATGCAAAAACCGGAAAGGATGCGACTCACGTTGACGGGTTGATAACGATAGCACATGAAAATCTTCAAGTAACTGCATCAGGAGATCAGCCAGAGGCTCCTATTCCGATACCATTACACGGTGCATACCATGGTCACCTTGGTGTAGTGTCTACCGGTCACACCTTTTACCAATCCGGAACTTATGTAATTGATGTGGATCTTAATGGGATTCCATATTCCATACCTGCTTTTGGACAAACCTCAGCTAGATTCACAATCGAGGTTTTTGAAGGCGGTTCTACACAAGAGATAAAACAAACTATAAAAGAAAACACGGTTGATATAGTTGGTATAGAATCACCATTTTTCAGCCCAAACATAATCAATGTATTGCCGAGGCAAACCATAACGTTCGATAATATAGATGGAAATCAGCATACTATCACATCGGTAAAAGCTGGTACTATAGAACCTGATGGCAAGTTTGACAGCAAGCTTCTTGCACCAGGAAAAAAATTCGAGATTACTCTTAATGAAAAAGGGACTTATGAATATTTCTGCGCTGTGCATCCTCCTATGCGCGGCAAGATAATAATTTCCTAA